A window of Mytilus edulis chromosome 10, xbMytEdul2.2, whole genome shotgun sequence contains these coding sequences:
- the LOC139491133 gene encoding phosducin-like protein 3, whose translation MDDPNADTQWNDILRQKGILPPKEEKEITEDDIISMVENTIDEKSHGKAFDDMTLDELNEKEDDVDEEEERIFEAYRRQRMAEMREASMKAKYGCVKEISKVDYVTEVNQAGEGVWVVLHVYKNDIPLCKLINQHIMNLAGKFPEVKFLRSVSSVCIPNYPDKNLPTIFVYYEGDMKKQFIGPHEFGGMNFTQDELEWNLSKIGTVKTELEEPPKKSISDVMDRAMKENTIDDCDDDNDW comes from the exons ATGGAC GACCCAAATGCAGATACACAGTGGAATGATATTCTCCGACAGAAAGGAATTCTTCCACCAAAAGAAGAGAAAGAAATTACAGAGGATGATATCATTAGTATGGTAGAAAACACAATAGATGAAAAATCAcatg gTAAAGCATTTGATGACATGACTTTAGATGAATTGAATGAAAAAGAGGATGATGTTGATGAAGAAGAAGAAAGAATCTTTGAAGCATACAG GAGACAAAGAATGGCAGAAATGAGGGAAGCTAGTATGAAAGCCAAATATGGATGTGTCAAAGAAATATCAAAAGTAGATTATGTAACAGAAGTTAACCAAGCAGGGGAAGGTGTATGGGTAGTTTTACATGTGTATAAAAATGA taTTCCTTTATGTAAGTTAATCAATCAACATATCATGAACTTAGCGGGGAAATTCCCTGAAGTTAAATTTTTGAGAAGTGTATCATCTGTGTGCATTCCTAATTATCCAGACAAAAACCTACCAACAATATTTGTGTATTATGAAGGAGATATGAAGAAACAGTTTATAGGACCACATGAATTTGGTGGAATGAATTTTACGCAAGATG aactaGAATGGAACCTATCAAAAATTGGTACAGTTAAAACAGAATTAGAAGAACCACCTAAAAAATCAATATCAGATGTAATGGACCGTGCAATGAAAGAAAATACAATAGACGATTGTGATGATGACAATGATTGGTGA